The genome window CGTTCTTTATAAAGAAATCAAGCACTTCATAATTTCTCTCTGAAACTGCACTGCGAAATGCCTGTCCACCGTATTTTTCTACCCTATGTCCTAATTCGTGGATAAGAGGTAGGTTCTCATATTTTTTCCCATATAAAGCCTGTTCAAAGGCCTCTGCCTTTACCTCATTTACACAGTTCACCTTTGCGCCATGTTCTACCAGATACCTGATAATAGCTTTATCACAATACCTTACAGCAAGCAAAAATGAAGGACTTCCTTTTACATTCAGATTGACGCCCTTTTGCACAAGCCATTTTACAGAGTCAAAACTTTCCATAATCAAAGCGATGTCTAAAGGTGACAAAGTGGTATACTTACCTATTTTTATACCCTTTTCAATATCCCATCCCTTTGAAAAATACTTATCTAATGCCGATGTATTTCCATTTATGATATCATTTACAATTTGTGGAACAGATTTAAAACTTCCTATATCCTTTAATGTAATCATTTTAAGTCTCCTACAAATTTAGAATCATCTGTTATAATTTGTTTTGCCTAAAGGAAGCGGATCAGGATTTAAGCTTACCCAGAGAACCGAAAGTTCACACAAACGTTCAGTTATAGTATCTTCATCACTGCCTTTTGCACGGATGCTGGAAATCAGTTCCTTAGTTTCTTCCAGTTCTTCTTCGGAAAGCGGTGTACCTGAAGCGAAATGATTTGGCAGGGCTTTAAGCATGTTCCGGTAGTGTTTATCCCAGTTGACACCGCCATTTCTATAGAGCTCATCCTGTACGCGCCCTGTTATACGGATCACTTCGCCTTGTACAGTTTTTGCTGGCCCGCTTGAAGGAATCAACATCTCCCAAAGTTCATCGTATTGCTTTTGCCAAGGACCATCTTCTACAAGAATAGGAGAAACTCCGTCATGTATCTTGCGTTTCGGAGCAGGCTTTACATCAAACAGTGCATAGAGTCTCTCAAGCCCTGCTTCTGTTTCAGTCAAGTAATCTTTATTAAAGTTTTCTCTGTGAAATTCAAAATCCTTTCCGATTAGTTCGACTCTTTCTGCCATATCAGGAGTTACCTCAGCGCCCGCCTTTATGAGCATTTCTGCAATTTCTGCTACCTGTGCAATATTAATCTGCCTACAAGTAGCAAGGGCTTCAGCTAAAGGAGTTCGTCCCATATCAGTTTTTGCATTAACATCTGCACCTTTTTCAACCAAAAAACTGACTATCTTAGGTCGGAAAAACCCTGCTGCCGTATGCAGAGGTGTACTCCCGTATGTATCAGGCTTTTGTATATCTCCGCCTAATTCAAAAAGTAGTTTCACAGTATCCCTACCCAGCGTGGCATGCTTATATAATGGTGTCCGCCCATAATAATCAGGAGTATTTACATCTAAACCCTGTTCCACCAGCCAGATAACAAGCTCATCAGGAACACCTCCAAAATGAAGTGCCGTATTTAAGCTGTATCTGCCGTCATGAGCAGTAAGCTCACATTTATAATATACGGCTTTAAGAGCTTCAATATCTCTTGCTGTAATCAGTTCATCAAAATTTTTAGGTAAGGTCACTCTTTTTTTGGACATTGTTCTCCTCCTTTAATATAAAACCAACATTTGCATTTTATATTTCTAAACCCACTTAAGCCCATCAACATCTTTTAAAATCATAGATCTTCCATCGTAGTCATTTTTGAACTCGATTTCTTTTTCCTTGACCGAAATGTTGTTGTACCAGTGATCTAAGCTGGCATATTTTCCTGTATGGATATTGATAAGCATACTTGTTATAGGATTCCAAGTGCCCTTCTCCACTGTTTCTGCAAGCAAATAATAGGCATCTAAAAATATGAGATTTCTCCCATAGATCCAAAATGGAAGTTGAATATCTAATAAAGGCAATTTTGCAGAAAAAATATCATCTCCATGTGGTGGCACGGTTTCATAATGAAATTCTATCTCACTCCCATAATATGCTATCGTTGCTCCTTCGCAACCGATGCTTTGAGGAGTACCCTCCTCAGCTACTAAAAATTCCATTGGCTTCCCCTTGTATTTTTATTGAATGAACTCTGACCAGACTCTCCACGTTTACAACCAGATGGTAAAGGTAATCACCTGCTTTTTATAGGTGACAAAGATTTTTCCTCTAAACAGGCTGACAAGGTGTTGGGCCATGGAGAGACCAATGCCATACCCAGAGGTGGTTTGGTTATTGTGTGATGTTTCGGCACGGTAGAAGCGATCAAAGAAGCGTTTAATATTGGCAGGCTGCCCATCCTTGTAGTCGTTAGACACAGTGATACAGGTGCGCTTGCGTAGGAGATAGGCTTTGCGTTTGAGAGTTAGACGGATGGTGCCTGCTGGATCACAGTATTTGCGGGCATTGTCGAGCAAAATACTGAGTAATTCGTAAAATTCCTCCTGAGCAACTTTTTCTATGATATCTGCTTCAATCAGGCTTTCAAAGTTTTTATCTTCTTTTTTAAAGAGGGGAGCAAAATCTGTCGCAACTTTCTCAGCAATAAGCGAGATATTTTGAGGAGTTAGTTTGATATCCTCTTGTTCCTCGAGCCGAGCAAGTCGGATCAGTCTTCCAATCAAGTGGTTGAGACGCTCTGTCTGTTCTTTGGTGCTGATACTCCACTCGGTCTCTCCTTCCATGAGTTCTTGAAGCTCGGTATTGGCCGAAATGATAGCCAGCGGTGTTTTGAGTTCATGACCTGCATTAGTGATAAACATCCGTTGTTTTTCATAGTTTTTGACGAAGGGACGGATAACAATCCCAGAAATCAAGGTAAAGAGCAGTATGAGGAGGAGTAAGCTAGCCAAGGCCAGCCAGATAGAGACCTGAAGTAGGGTGTCGCGTTCGCGGATATAGTTAGTTGTCTCAAAGAAGACCAGTAGTTTCCCAGTCGTAGATTGGCTCACTTGGTAGGTAAAATAGCGTCCCTTATGAGTAATAGAACCATAAGTTTCTTGCTTTTTGAGGATGTTTGGGAGAAAACTTTTGACTTCAGCCTCAGTTAAGGACTGGACATTTGTGAGGGAGATGGCGTAGTCATTTTCCTTTTCTCTGACGGAGAAGTATTGAAAATTGTAGACAATTCCTTCTTGGATATTTTTCTCAGTCAGACTTTCCTTGATTTCGTCTGTAATAGGAAGTTCGCCCTCATTCTTGGTTAAGATAGAGAGGACGGTGTGGATGTTACCCTCCGTCTGAGTGTAGACGATACTATTCATCAAGACTAGAAAGAAGGTTAGAATCAGAGCGATGGCAAGAGTGGCCGTTGCGATAAATTTGATACGAAGTTTTCGAAACATCTAGTCACCTCCTGTCAATTGGAAGGGGCCTTCTGCAGCCCCAAGTATTTGTAAGCTAGACTGGGCACTTTGGAGTTTTTGGCGTAGGTAGGAGATATAGAGAAAGACGAGCTCGTGATCCTGTTCTTCCAGCTCGTCTGGCCAGACCTGCTCTAGTAGCTGTTGACAACTGAGGGGTTGGTTCGCGTGCTGGATGAGGAGAGTCAAGAGTTGGGTTTCCTTTTTCCCTAAACGAATGCTGTTTGTAGCAGCTAATTCTTGTTCGTCAATATCCAAGCGAGTATTTCCTAATTGGACTGTATCCGGGGTGTAGTCTTCCAGGCGGCGTGCAGTAGAACGGAGTCTAGCTAAGAGTTCCTTGAGCGAGAAAGGTTTGGTCAAGTAGTCGTCAGCACCTGCATCAAGTCCAGTTACGCGGTCATCCACTTCGGCCATGGCTGTCAACATGATGACGTGAGTTGTATTGCCTGCCTGGCGAATTTCTTTGAGGGCTTCGATTCCAGTTTTAATTGGCATCATGATGTCAAAAATCATGAGGTGATAGTGGTTAGATTTAGCCTTTTCGACAGCGTCTTGTCCGTTAAAAACAGAATCAACGCTGTAAGCCTTCGCGTTCTAACGCAACAGTGATAACACGGTTTAGTTGGGTTTCATCTTCGGCAAGTAGGATTTTCATAGGTTCTCCTTAGTCTTGATCAGAGCACTGAATCAAATCACGGATGGTCTGCATGGTCAAGTCACAAGAAGCAAGCTCATCGGCACAACGTTTGAGCTCGCGCGTGATTCGCTCAGGATTTTGGATGTTTTTCTTGTATTTCATCTGGTGTTCGAGGCTAGCCCAGGAGTCCATGGCAATTGTGCGCAATTGAATCTCGATAAAATAGGTACCCTGGTCATTTCCCAGACAGTCTGGATAGGGAGTGGTCACCTCTAGAATCAGATGATAGGAACGGTATCCGTTGGGTTTGACCTGACGGATATAGTCTTTCTCTTTGAAAATATGGATGCTTGGCATCTGGCGAATATACTCTACGATGCGGTAGATATCATCTGTAAAGCCTGTGATAATTCGAACGCCAATAGCATCTCGTATTTCTTTAAGAGCGGATTGACTTGTCTGAGGAAGGCCCTTGCGTTGGCATTTTTCACGCATACTTTCCTCGGTTTTGATACGCGCATGCAAATGCTCATATAGTTTGAGGGAGGTTTCTTTTTTATAATTAGCTGCGGCTTCTTCCATATCTTGAAGAAAAGTCTGCAAGATAGTGGGTAAGTAGACTTCGCAAGGGCCATAGATAGAGTTCATAGGCTGGTCTATTCTAAGAATGACTCGTATTGCTACGAGCATAGATTCTAATAGTATTTGTCATTCTATTATACCATGAAAGCGATAGCAGGGTGAGATTCTATTGATAAAGAGGGAACGAGAATTTTGACAAAGGAGTCCATTAGAGATATAATGAAGAAAAATCGACCAAGGATAAGAAGATGACAAACTCAAAGTATATTACACGCCTGAAACGTTCAGAGGGGCAGTTGCGTGGAATTCAAAAGATGATCGAAGAAGAGCGTGATTGTGCAGATATCATTACCCAGTTGACAGCGGTTCGTTCGAGTGTGGAGCGCGTGATTGAGATGATCATTACCGAGAATCTCACAGCCTGCATCAACCAACCCCTAGACGACCCTGAGGCTCAAAAAGAACGCTTAGAAAAGGCTGTTCAGTACCTAATCAAACGAAAATAGTAGTTCTCTATGTGATAGAACAAGATAAGAAAGTGGATCACAGGAGGGGAAAGATGACAAAAGAAGAACGAGCAGAAAAATGGTTTCAGAGTGTTCCTGAGGCAGAAGCTATTCCTATACAAACTAAAATGGAGATCTGTAGTCAGGCAGCGAAACGAATGGCGTTTATATGGCTTGGCCTACTTGGTGTGGAATGTCTGTTCCTATTCTGGGTCACTGGGGGCGAACTTTTTAATCAAGTAGCGGACTTTCTAAATCAGCTATCAGAAGGGAGTCCCACAAAAAATCGATATAAGGGTCTCGCACTTGCAGGGACTCTTATTTGTCTGCCTGTCTTGATTTTGCCTAGTGTTGTTGCCCATTTCTTTAGACAAGGTTGGATTCAAAAAGAGGCTGAAAAGGTAGTCAAAGAGATGGCTCCTGTTACAAGTGATCAGCCTTATCTAGATGGAGACGAGAGAGCAGATTTTGCGAGTATTTCCGGAAGAATCTTTGCGGATTGGGTGCTAGATGATGGTGAGAAGGAACAAAATGGCTTTGAACTTGAGGAAGTATGGCAGCAACTGGCAGCTGTCCAAGATGGTGATAGGGATTTTCTCACTTTAATACCTCAGCAACCAGTTAAACTAAAGGGGAGTCAGTTTGTATCGGATTTTGTACAGGTTTGTCAGGATGAAGATTCGGACGGTTTTCGTTTTGAGGTTAGTGTAGCTGATGCCGAACGGATCAACGAGAATGTAATCTACGAAAAAAATGGTCTGAGCGAGAAAGAAACTCAAGACTTGCTTCGGGCATATTTGGAGAACAGAGTTACATCGGACCTAGAAGACTGGGAAATTGTACTAGATATGCGGACAGATGAGCAGAAAAATATCGCAATCTATCAGGAAATAACCCAATTGCTAACAGATGATAGTGAGGTACGATCTCGTTTGACCTCCTGTTTTGAATCACCGAAAGCCTATTTCAAGCAGTATGCAGAGAGATATGACGAGCGGGGCATAGGCGAAGAAGTCGATGAAGCTACGATAAAATGGCTTGCTATTGCTGATGAACTACTTGCTGTGGATGCAGTCATTGAGTTAGACTGGAAGACAGATAAGGATGAATTTCTGTACCAACTAGAGCCTCTGGCAGCTAAACAAACTCTTGATTTGGAGGAGAATTGGTTCGACGAGGGTGATGACATCCCTACTTGGTGTAAAATTTTGGACGAAAGATGGGCTGGACACGATTTCTGTCTTGCTTGTATGGATATGAATAGCGATAGTTATGTGCTATTTATCTGCAAGAGGGATATTCTGGGAAAATTAGTCACCTTGAGTCACACAATCAATCAGCGTTTCGGTCATGCAAAAGATATGTAACGCCTTGTGGTTATGCGGTGGAAAGAAAAGAAGGGCTTGCTGGCTGGAAATCATGACCATCCTAGCAGTTGGAGTCCCGTCTAAGATAACTTGTATGAAAATGAAAGAAACCTAGAGAGGCTTAGATGGGAATTGGAAGAAAATGCATTTTGATGGTATAATTAAAGGTGGTAAGACAAGTTAAAGGAGGCCGGAAGATGGAAGCATACGAAAAAGTAGTAGAAATGCTAAATGGGCTAGATATTCCCTTTGAAATCGTGGAGCACGAGCCAGCCTTGACAACAGAGCAAGCGGATAGCTTTATCGAAGGGATCGAAGGCGTCCGTACTAAGACCATGTTTCTCACCAACAAAAAGAAAACAGCCTATTATCTCGTGATTATGGATGATAAAAAGCGTTTGGACATGGACCTCTTGAAAGACTTGGTAGGAGCCAATAGAATCCGTATGGCTTCCTCTGAGAGCTTGTTTGAAAAAATGATGTTACCAGCAGGTGTTGTCTCTCCATTTGGCTTGCTCAACAATGCAGATAAGGCTGTTCAGGTCTATTTCGACAAAGAAATTATGTCTGAAAAACGGATGAGTTTTCACCCTAATACCAATGAAAAAACGCTTTTCTTGGACACGACAGACCTACTCAAGTTCCTAGAAGCTATTGGTTATGAGGCTCATATCATCGAGTTATAAAGATGAAAAA of Streptococcus oralis contains these proteins:
- a CDS encoding ankyrin repeat domain-containing protein gives rise to the protein MSKKRVTLPKNFDELITARDIEALKAVYYKCELTAHDGRYSLNTALHFGGVPDELVIWLVEQGLDVNTPDYYGRTPLYKHATLGRDTVKLLFELGGDIQKPDTYGSTPLHTAAGFFRPKIVSFLVEKGADVNAKTDMGRTPLAEALATCRQINIAQVAEIAEMLIKAGAEVTPDMAERVELIGKDFEFHRENFNKDYLTETEAGLERLYALFDVKPAPKRKIHDGVSPILVEDGPWQKQYDELWEMLIPSSGPAKTVQGEVIRITGRVQDELYRNGGVNWDKHYRNMLKALPNHFASGTPLSEEELEETKELISSIRAKGSDEDTITERLCELSVLWVSLNPDPLPLGKTNYNR
- a CDS encoding sensor histidine kinase codes for the protein MFRKLRIKFIATATLAIALILTFFLVLMNSIVYTQTEGNIHTVLSILTKNEGELPITDEIKESLTEKNIQEGIVYNFQYFSVREKENDYAISLTNVQSLTEAEVKSFLPNILKKQETYGSITHKGRYFTYQVSQSTTGKLLVFFETTNYIRERDTLLQVSIWLALASLLLLILLFTLISGIVIRPFVKNYEKQRMFITNAGHELKTPLAIISANTELQELMEGETEWSISTKEQTERLNHLIGRLIRLARLEEQEDIKLTPQNISLIAEKVATDFAPLFKKEDKNFESLIEADIIEKVAQEEFYELLSILLDNARKYCDPAGTIRLTLKRKAYLLRKRTCITVSNDYKDGQPANIKRFFDRFYRAETSHNNQTTSGYGIGLSMAQHLVSLFRGKIFVTYKKQVITFTIWL
- a CDS encoding GTP pyrophosphokinase family protein — its product is MNSIYGPCEVYLPTILQTFLQDMEEAAANYKKETSLKLYEHLHARIKTEESMREKCQRKGLPQTSQSALKEIRDAIGVRIITGFTDDIYRIVEYIRQMPSIHIFKEKDYIRQVKPNGYRSYHLILEVTTPYPDCLGNDQGTYFIEIQLRTIAMDSWASLEHQMKYKKNIQNPERITRELKRCADELASCDLTMQTIRDLIQCSDQD
- a CDS encoding metal-sensitive transcriptional regulator: MTNSKYITRLKRSEGQLRGIQKMIEEERDCADIITQLTAVRSSVERVIEMIITENLTACINQPLDDPEAQKERLEKAVQYLIKRK
- a CDS encoding DUF6630 family protein, encoding MTKEERAEKWFQSVPEAEAIPIQTKMEICSQAAKRMAFIWLGLLGVECLFLFWVTGGELFNQVADFLNQLSEGSPTKNRYKGLALAGTLICLPVLILPSVVAHFFRQGWIQKEAEKVVKEMAPVTSDQPYLDGDERADFASISGRIFADWVLDDGEKEQNGFELEEVWQQLAAVQDGDRDFLTLIPQQPVKLKGSQFVSDFVQVCQDEDSDGFRFEVSVADAERINENVIYEKNGLSEKETQDLLRAYLENRVTSDLEDWEIVLDMRTDEQKNIAIYQEITQLLTDDSEVRSRLTSCFESPKAYFKQYAERYDERGIGEEVDEATIKWLAIADELLAVDAVIELDWKTDKDEFLYQLEPLAAKQTLDLEENWFDEGDDIPTWCKILDERWAGHDFCLACMDMNSDSYVLFICKRDILGKLVTLSHTINQRFGHAKDM
- a CDS encoding prolyl-tRNA synthetase associated domain-containing protein → MEAYEKVVEMLNGLDIPFEIVEHEPALTTEQADSFIEGIEGVRTKTMFLTNKKKTAYYLVIMDDKKRLDMDLLKDLVGANRIRMASSESLFEKMMLPAGVVSPFGLLNNADKAVQVYFDKEIMSEKRMSFHPNTNEKTLFLDTTDLLKFLEAIGYEAHIIEL